The Parabacteroides sp. AD58 genome includes a window with the following:
- a CDS encoding thiazole synthase: MEKLIIAGKEFNSRLFLGTGKFNSNDLMEKAILASGSEMVTVAMKRIDLDNKEDDMLHHIVHPHIQLLPNTSGVRNAEEAVFAAKMAREAFGTNWLKLEIHPDPRYLLPDTVETLKATEELVKLGFVVLPYCQADPVLCRQLEEAGAATVMPLGAPIGTNKGLQTREFLQIIIEEAGVPVVVDAGIGAPSQAAEAMELGASAVLVNTAIAVAGDPVRMAQAFKAAVEAGREAYEAGLGGVSSSLKASASSPLTAFLNN, from the coding sequence ATGGAGAAGTTGATCATTGCGGGAAAAGAATTCAATTCCCGTTTGTTCTTAGGAACAGGTAAATTCAATTCCAATGATTTGATGGAAAAAGCAATTTTGGCATCCGGCAGTGAAATGGTAACGGTTGCCATGAAACGTATCGATCTGGATAATAAAGAAGACGATATGCTACATCACATTGTGCACCCACATATTCAGTTATTGCCCAATACTTCAGGAGTTCGTAATGCTGAAGAAGCAGTGTTCGCAGCGAAGATGGCCCGCGAAGCCTTCGGTACCAACTGGCTGAAACTGGAAATCCATCCGGATCCACGTTATTTGCTGCCTGATACGGTTGAGACACTGAAGGCAACCGAAGAGCTGGTTAAGCTGGGCTTTGTTGTATTACCGTATTGCCAGGCTGATCCGGTCTTGTGCCGTCAACTGGAAGAAGCCGGAGCTGCCACTGTAATGCCTTTAGGTGCTCCTATTGGAACAAACAAAGGCTTGCAGACTCGTGAATTTCTGCAGATCATTATCGAGGAAGCCGGTGTTCCGGTAGTTGTAGATGCGGGTATCGGCGCACCGAGTCAGGCTGCCGAAGCCATGGAATTAGGAGCTTCAGCCGTATTGGTAAATACAGCCATTGCCGTTGCCGGTGATCCGGTTCGCATGGCGCAGGCATTCAAGGCTGCCGTAGAAGCCGGACGAGAGGCTTATGAAGCCGGATTAGGCGGTGTTTCTTCTTCCTTGAAAGCATCTGCCTCTTCACCGCTCACTGCCTTTCTGAACAATTAA
- the corA gene encoding magnesium/cobalt transporter CorA: protein MNRKELISRKQRRSANRRLAEHYKYVGEEQLKTSINLISYNKLAVKKQPVSPRQVSFQKLCHTPDTHWLEINGLADADIITQIVKDFGLHNIDAKDILTPQHIAKVELYGDRTLIILNACYYDGSTELHTEHICLLVAGNTIVTFKEGDSYSIFDGVKKAIDENLLDIRANGTGQLLIHLLNAITSSLVEAATQTEEMLEDIEELLLDIHNIPANTGQLILGRRKESITIRKNAQPLKEQFIKLSKNPALISSELLPLFNDVYDQILFTLQTTESCREIISSLVDLYISNNDLRMNAIMKRLTVVSTIFIPLTFLAGIWGMNFQFMPELSWKYGYLFAWIVMLLAGLISWLYLRRKDWN, encoded by the coding sequence ATGAATCGGAAAGAATTAATCAGCCGGAAACAACGCCGGAGTGCCAACCGGAGGCTGGCAGAACATTATAAATATGTAGGAGAAGAGCAGCTCAAGACGTCTATCAACCTGATATCTTATAATAAGCTGGCTGTTAAAAAGCAACCGGTTTCTCCCCGGCAAGTTTCTTTCCAGAAACTCTGCCATACGCCGGATACACACTGGCTGGAGATTAACGGACTGGCCGATGCCGATATCATCACGCAGATTGTAAAAGACTTCGGGTTGCATAATATTGATGCGAAAGACATTCTGACGCCTCAGCATATCGCTAAGGTAGAACTGTATGGAGACCGGACGCTGATTATCCTGAATGCCTGCTATTACGATGGATCGACCGAGCTGCATACCGAACATATCTGTCTGCTGGTAGCCGGCAATACCATTGTCACCTTTAAGGAAGGCGACTCCTATTCTATCTTCGACGGCGTAAAGAAGGCTATCGACGAGAACTTGTTAGATATCCGGGCCAATGGAACGGGACAGCTCCTCATTCATCTGCTGAATGCCATCACTTCCAGCCTGGTGGAAGCGGCGACACAGACCGAGGAAATGCTGGAAGATATCGAAGAGTTACTACTCGATATCCATAATATCCCGGCCAACACGGGGCAATTGATCTTAGGACGCAGGAAAGAATCCATCACCATCCGCAAGAACGCTCAGCCGCTCAAGGAACAATTCATCAAACTGTCGAAGAATCCGGCACTCATCTCATCTGAACTGCTGCCGCTGTTCAACGATGTGTATGACCAAATCCTGTTTACGCTGCAAACGACAGAAAGCTGCCGTGAAATCATCTCCTCGCTGGTCGATCTCTACATTTCCAACAATGACTTGCGGATGAATGCCATCATGAAACGGCTTACAGTAGTATCGACAATCTTCATTCCGCTGACGTTCCTGGCAGGTATCTGGGGGATGAATTTCCAGTTCATGCCGGAGTTAAGCTGGAAATACGGGTATCTTTTCGCTTGGATAGTGATGTTACTGGCCGGCCTCATTTCCTGGTTATACTTACGCAGGAAAGACTGGAATTGA
- the thiC gene encoding phosphomethylpyrimidine synthase ThiC: protein MNNDKKAYAQREKAYMSGKLFPFIRVGMQKVNLTPTVTVVNGEKVMTPNAPIYIYDTSGPFSDPSMQIDLKKGLPRMREAWITARGDVEQLPSITSEYGKMRRDDKSLDHLRFEHIALPYRAKAGKCCTQMYYAKQGIITPEMEYVAIRENMNCQELGIDTHITPEFVRDEIAAGRAVLPANINHPESEPMIIGRNFLVKINTNIGNSATTSSIDEEVEKAVWSCKWGGDTLMDLSTGANIHETREWIVRNCPVPVGTVPIYQALEKVNGKVEDLTWEIYKDTLIEQCEQGVDYFTIHAGIRRHNVHLADKRLCGIVSRGGSIMSKWCLIHDQESFLYEHFDEICDILAQYDVAVSLGDGLRPGSIYDANDEAQFAELDTMGELVVRAWEKNVQAFIEGPGHVPLHKIQENMQRQIEKCHNAPFYTLGPLVTDIAPGYDHITSAIGAAQIGWLGTAMLCYVTPKEHLGLPNKEDVRTGVITYKIAAHAADLAKGHPGAQIRDNALSKARYEFRWRDQFHLSLDPDRALAYFQEGKHEDGEYCTMCGPNFCAMKLSKDLSSINK from the coding sequence ATGAACAACGATAAGAAAGCCTATGCGCAACGGGAAAAAGCCTATATGAGCGGCAAGCTTTTCCCTTTTATCCGGGTCGGAATGCAGAAAGTGAATCTGACACCAACCGTTACTGTCGTAAACGGTGAAAAGGTAATGACACCCAATGCTCCGATTTATATCTACGATACCAGCGGACCTTTCAGTGATCCGTCGATGCAGATTGACCTGAAGAAAGGATTGCCTCGCATGCGTGAAGCTTGGATTACCGCTCGTGGTGACGTAGAACAGCTGCCGTCTATTACTTCCGAATACGGAAAGATGAGACGTGACGACAAAAGTCTGGATCACCTGCGTTTCGAACATATTGCCTTGCCTTACCGGGCCAAAGCAGGGAAATGCTGTACGCAGATGTATTACGCCAAGCAAGGCATCATCACTCCTGAAATGGAGTATGTAGCCATCCGCGAAAATATGAACTGCCAAGAGTTGGGCATCGATACACATATTACACCGGAGTTTGTTCGTGACGAAATCGCAGCCGGGCGTGCTGTCTTGCCAGCCAACATCAATCACCCGGAAAGTGAACCGATGATCATCGGCCGGAATTTCCTGGTCAAGATCAATACGAATATCGGTAATTCGGCAACCACTTCTTCCATTGATGAAGAAGTAGAGAAGGCTGTATGGAGCTGTAAATGGGGCGGTGATACATTAATGGATCTTTCAACGGGAGCCAACATCCACGAGACACGCGAATGGATCGTGCGCAACTGCCCGGTGCCGGTTGGAACAGTGCCCATCTACCAGGCACTGGAAAAGGTCAATGGCAAAGTGGAAGATCTGACTTGGGAGATTTATAAGGATACACTCATTGAACAATGCGAACAGGGTGTTGATTACTTCACCATCCACGCCGGTATCCGCCGGCATAATGTACATCTGGCAGACAAGCGTCTGTGCGGAATTGTCAGCCGTGGCGGCAGTATCATGAGCAAATGGTGCCTGATTCACGACCAGGAATCTTTCCTGTATGAGCATTTCGATGAGATCTGTGATATCTTAGCTCAATATGATGTGGCTGTTTCCTTGGGAGACGGACTTCGTCCCGGCTCTATTTATGACGCCAACGACGAGGCTCAGTTTGCCGAACTCGATACCATGGGTGAACTGGTTGTCCGTGCGTGGGAAAAGAACGTACAGGCCTTCATTGAAGGACCAGGCCATGTGCCCTTGCACAAGATCCAGGAAAACATGCAGCGCCAGATAGAGAAATGTCATAACGCTCCTTTCTATACATTAGGTCCGTTGGTAACTGACATTGCTCCTGGATATGATCACATCACGTCGGCTATCGGAGCGGCACAAATCGGATGGCTGGGAACTGCCATGCTCTGCTATGTTACTCCGAAGGAACATTTAGGATTACCCAATAAAGAAGATGTACGTACCGGTGTAATCACCTATAAGATCGCGGCTCATGCGGCCGACTTGGCCAAAGGTCATCCGGGAGCTCAGATCCGTGATAATGCCTTGTCGAAGGCTCGTTACGAATTCCGCTGGCGTGATCAGTTCCATCTGAGTCTGGATCCGGACCGTGCCCTCGCCTATTTCCAGGAAGGCAAACACGAAGACGGTGAATACTGTACGATGTGCGGCCCTAATTTCTGTGCGATGAAGCTGTCGAAAGACCTTTCATCCATCAATAAATAA
- a CDS encoding HesA/MoeB/ThiF family protein: protein MQLQQRYNRHIILPEIGEEGQKKLGEAKVLLIGVGGLGSPIALYLAAAGIGRIGLVDDDVVSESNLQRQVLYTESEVGQPKVICAARRLQALNSQLIADTFPCRLTDGNAEELISQYDLVIDGCDNFPTRYLISDVSSRLHKPYVYGAIREFDGQVAVFNLPGGKTYRDLFPEAETSQMETPPKGVMGVLPGVVGCVEASEAIKLITGCGEPLNGKLWTIDLKTMNSCLFSL, encoded by the coding sequence ATGCAGCTGCAGCAACGGTATAATAGGCATATCATCTTACCGGAGATTGGAGAAGAAGGTCAGAAGAAACTGGGCGAAGCAAAAGTCTTGCTCATCGGTGTGGGCGGACTGGGTTCGCCCATTGCCCTTTACCTGGCTGCTGCCGGAATCGGAAGAATCGGACTGGTTGATGATGACGTCGTAAGTGAATCGAACCTGCAGCGTCAGGTGCTTTATACCGAAAGTGAAGTCGGACAGCCGAAGGTGATTTGTGCTGCCCGTCGTTTGCAGGCACTGAACAGCCAGTTGATTGCAGATACTTTTCCCTGCCGCTTAACCGACGGGAATGCCGAGGAACTGATTTCACAGTACGATCTGGTCATCGACGGCTGTGATAATTTCCCGACCCGCTATCTGATCAGCGATGTTTCGTCCCGGTTGCATAAACCGTATGTTTACGGTGCCATCCGTGAGTTCGACGGACAAGTGGCTGTATTCAATCTGCCGGGAGGAAAAACATACCGGGACTTGTTTCCAGAAGCGGAAACCAGCCAGATGGAAACGCCGCCCAAAGGTGTGATGGGCGTATTGCCCGGCGTTGTAGGCTGCGTGGAAGCGTCTGAAGCCATCAAACTAATTACCGGATGCGGCGAACCGCTCAACGGGAAACTCTGGACAATCGACCTGAAGACAATGAACAGCTGCCTCTTCTCTCTTTGA
- the thiS gene encoding sulfur carrier protein ThiS, which translates to MIIKVNNKEMELAEHASLQQLAELLQVPDKGVAVAVNNQMIPRTEWSDKIMQPNDQVVIIKAACGG; encoded by the coding sequence ATGATTATTAAAGTCAACAACAAAGAAATGGAGCTTGCCGAACACGCTTCTCTCCAGCAACTGGCCGAATTATTGCAAGTACCCGACAAAGGTGTAGCTGTTGCCGTCAATAACCAGATGATTCCACGGACAGAATGGTCCGACAAAATCATGCAACCCAATGACCAGGTTGTCATTATCAAGGCAGCCTGCGGCGGATGA
- the thiH gene encoding 2-iminoacetate synthase ThiH: MFSEELEKIDWDETTAAIYAKTDADVRRALSKSHLDVQDFMALISPAAEPYLEQMAQLSYKYTRERFGNTMSMFVPLYITNSCTNSCIYCGFHISNPMKRTILTEEEIVNEYKAIKKLAPFENLLLVTGENPAKAGVPYIARALDLAKPYFSNLKIEVMPLTAEEYRELTHHGMNGVICFQETYHKANYKIYHPRGMKSKFEWRVNGFDRMGQAGVHSIGMGVLIGLEKEWRTDVTMMAYHLRYLQKHYWKTKYSFNFPRMRPSENGGFQPNVIMSDRELAQVTFATRIFDHDVDISYSTRESADFRNHMARLGVTTMSAESKTEPGGYYSYPQTLEQFHVSDERTAKEVTQALKSLGIEPVWKDWDQSFDAVNCQEHAAAATV, translated from the coding sequence ATGTTCTCAGAAGAATTAGAAAAAATAGACTGGGATGAAACTACGGCGGCCATTTATGCCAAGACCGACGCAGATGTCCGCCGGGCTTTATCGAAAAGCCATCTGGACGTCCAGGATTTCATGGCATTAATCTCACCGGCTGCCGAGCCTTATCTCGAACAAATGGCTCAATTGAGTTATAAATATACGCGCGAACGCTTCGGAAACACGATGTCGATGTTCGTTCCCTTGTATATTACGAACTCTTGTACCAATTCATGTATCTATTGTGGTTTCCACATCAGTAATCCGATGAAGCGGACTATCCTGACGGAAGAAGAGATCGTTAATGAATACAAGGCAATCAAGAAGCTGGCTCCGTTCGAGAATCTGCTTCTGGTAACAGGCGAGAATCCGGCAAAGGCCGGCGTTCCGTATATTGCCCGTGCGCTCGACCTGGCCAAGCCTTATTTCTCAAACCTGAAGATTGAAGTAATGCCTCTTACAGCTGAAGAGTACCGCGAACTGACACATCACGGTATGAACGGTGTGATCTGCTTCCAGGAAACCTATCACAAGGCGAATTACAAGATCTATCACCCGCGCGGCATGAAGTCGAAGTTTGAATGGCGTGTCAACGGATTCGACCGCATGGGACAAGCCGGCGTTCACAGCATTGGCATGGGTGTGCTGATCGGCTTGGAGAAAGAATGGCGTACCGACGTGACTATGATGGCTTATCACCTGCGTTATCTGCAGAAGCATTACTGGAAAACCAAATACAGCTTTAATTTCCCGCGTATGCGTCCGTCGGAAAACGGAGGATTCCAGCCGAATGTTATCATGAGCGACCGCGAACTGGCCCAGGTGACATTTGCTACCCGTATCTTCGATCATGATGTCGATATTTCCTATTCTACCCGCGAAAGTGCCGACTTCCGCAACCACATGGCCCGTCTGGGTGTAACAACCATGAGTGCTGAAAGTAAGACTGAGCCGGGTGGTTATTATTCTTATCCGCAGACATTGGAGCAGTTCCACGTAAGTGACGAACGTACTGCCAAAGAAGTAACGCAGGCATTGAAGAGTTTAGGAATTGAACCGGTCTGGAAAGATTGGGATCAGTCATTCGATGCTGTCAATTGCCAGGAACATGCAGCTGCAGCAACGGTATAA
- the dinB gene encoding DNA polymerase IV: MTWRKIIHIDMDAFYASIEQRDHPELKGKPVAVEHEEQRGVVAAASYEARKYGVRSAMSSQKAKKLCPQLVFVPGHMDVYKEVSAQIHEIFHQYTDLIEPISLDEAFLDVTENKKDIPLAVDIAKAIKEEIHKRCHLIASAGVSYNKFLAKVASDYRKPDGLCTIHPDQALDFIASLPVESFWGVGPVTARKMHLLGIHTGLQLRDCSQEMLVRQFGKAGLLYYAFAHGEDDRPVVAERIRKSIGCEHTLERDITASSSVVIELYHVATELMERIARKNFRGDTLTLKIKFDDFEMKTRSMRFTKELVQLNDILPLAKRLMKQIDYSHHPIRLIGLAVSNPVGETDLSARWEQLYLPFSDD, encoded by the coding sequence ATGACATGGAGAAAGATAATTCATATTGATATGGATGCCTTTTATGCTTCCATTGAGCAGCGAGATCATCCTGAGCTGAAAGGGAAACCTGTTGCGGTTGAGCATGAAGAGCAGCGAGGTGTTGTAGCGGCTGCCAGTTATGAGGCCCGGAAATATGGTGTCCGATCGGCCATGTCTTCTCAAAAGGCCAAGAAATTGTGTCCGCAGTTGGTCTTTGTCCCGGGCCATATGGATGTTTACAAGGAAGTTTCTGCCCAGATACACGAAATCTTTCATCAGTACACGGATCTGATTGAACCGATCTCGTTGGATGAGGCGTTTTTGGATGTAACGGAGAATAAGAAGGATATTCCCTTAGCGGTTGATATCGCCAAGGCAATCAAGGAAGAAATCCATAAACGGTGCCATTTGATCGCTTCGGCCGGTGTATCGTATAATAAGTTCCTGGCCAAAGTCGCTTCTGATTACCGGAAACCGGATGGCTTGTGTACGATTCATCCGGATCAGGCTCTCGACTTTATTGCTTCTTTGCCTGTTGAATCGTTTTGGGGAGTCGGTCCGGTGACGGCTCGGAAGATGCATCTGTTAGGCATTCATACCGGCTTGCAGTTAAGAGACTGTTCTCAGGAAATGCTGGTGCGGCAGTTTGGGAAAGCCGGTTTGCTGTATTATGCTTTCGCCCACGGTGAAGACGACCGTCCGGTTGTGGCAGAACGGATCCGGAAATCCATCGGTTGTGAGCATACACTTGAGCGGGACATAACGGCTTCTTCGAGTGTAGTGATTGAATTGTACCACGTAGCCACGGAGCTGATGGAACGGATTGCCCGTAAGAATTTCCGGGGAGATACATTAACCCTCAAGATCAAGTTCGACGACTTCGAGATGAAGACCCGCAGTATGCGTTTTACGAAAGAACTCGTCCAACTGAATGATATCCTGCCGTTGGCCAAAAGGCTGATGAAACAGATTGACTATTCACATCATCCCATCCGTCTGATTGGTCTGGCTGTATCCAATCCGGTGGGTGAAACTGACTTATCCGCCCGTTGGGAACAGTTGTATCTTCCGTTCTCCGACGATTGA
- a CDS encoding endonuclease MutS2, with the protein MIYPSNFEQKTGFDKVRLLVSDKCLSPLGKERVADMSFSTDFAFISNELDLVDEFVKIQQGETDFPANYFFDVRYSLKRIRPEGTWMDEKELFDLKRSLQTIHDIIRFFQPDEDGEIKYPALTALAGDILVFPQLVGRIDTILDKFGKVKDSASPELQTIRREMTITMSNISLNLQSILRAAQSEGVVDKDVTPTMRDGRLMIPVAPAFKRKIKGIVHDESASGKTVFIEPESVVEANNRIRELEGEEKREIIRILTDFTNFVRPLVPDILQSYEFLADIDFIRAKALFAIEIQGIRPVVEDKQQLDWARAIHPLLYLSLKKQHKEVVPLDIELTAEKRLLIISGPNAGGKSVCLKTVGLLQYMLQCGLLVPMHESSRTGLFEHLFIDIGDEQSIENDLSTYSSHLTHMKYFVRNCNERTILLIDEFGSGTEPQIGGAIAEALLNRFNQHKSFGVITTHYQNLKHFAEDTPGIVNGAMLYDRHLMQPLFKLAIGNPGSSFAIEIARKIGLPEDVIAEATEKVGMDYINMDKYLQDIVRDKRYWESKRQNIRQREKKLEDIIARYEKDLAEVNSQRKEIVREAKAEAARILSEANAKIENTIREIKEAQAEKERTKQARQELQSFKDSVSDAQEEDDKLARKMAKLKERAERKKQKQKASAQPEFNRDVIEVGDSVRLKGQTSVGTVLELQEKQATVAFGMIKSTVKLDRLEKVSKNQIKKEIQKSTFVSEQTSEQMHEKRLHFKQEIDVRGMRGDEALQTVTYFIDDAIQVGAQQVRILHGTGTGILRQLIREYLRTVPGVKNFHDEHVQFGGAGITVVELE; encoded by the coding sequence TTTGTAAAGATACAACAGGGCGAGACCGATTTTCCCGCCAACTACTTTTTCGACGTACGTTATTCACTGAAGCGTATCCGCCCGGAAGGAACCTGGATGGACGAGAAAGAATTATTTGATCTGAAGCGCTCATTACAGACCATACACGACATTATCCGCTTCTTCCAGCCGGACGAAGACGGGGAAATCAAATATCCGGCACTGACGGCCCTGGCCGGTGATATACTGGTCTTTCCGCAATTGGTGGGCCGCATTGATACGATCCTCGACAAGTTCGGGAAAGTGAAAGACAGTGCCTCACCCGAATTGCAGACGATCCGCCGCGAGATGACGATTACGATGAGTAACATCTCCCTGAACCTGCAATCCATCCTGCGGGCAGCCCAAAGCGAAGGCGTTGTAGACAAAGACGTAACGCCCACCATGCGCGACGGGCGTCTGATGATTCCGGTAGCACCGGCATTCAAACGGAAGATTAAAGGTATCGTACACGACGAATCAGCCAGCGGTAAAACCGTCTTTATCGAACCGGAAAGCGTAGTGGAAGCCAACAACCGCATCCGCGAACTGGAAGGAGAAGAGAAACGGGAGATTATCCGTATCCTGACGGACTTTACCAACTTTGTCCGTCCGCTGGTTCCGGATATCCTTCAGTCGTATGAATTCCTGGCAGACATTGATTTCATCCGGGCCAAGGCTCTTTTTGCTATCGAAATACAAGGAATTCGTCCGGTCGTGGAAGACAAACAGCAGCTCGACTGGGCGCGGGCCATTCATCCCCTGCTCTATCTTTCCCTAAAGAAGCAGCATAAAGAAGTTGTCCCCTTGGACATTGAACTGACAGCCGAGAAACGTCTGCTGATCATCTCGGGTCCGAATGCCGGAGGTAAGTCAGTCTGCCTGAAAACCGTCGGTCTGTTGCAATACATGCTGCAGTGCGGTTTGCTGGTTCCGATGCACGAAAGTTCGCGGACCGGCTTATTCGAACATCTGTTTATCGACATCGGCGACGAGCAGAGCATCGAAAACGACCTGAGTACGTATTCATCGCACCTGACGCACATGAAATACTTTGTCCGGAACTGCAACGAACGGACCATCCTGCTAATAGATGAATTCGGAAGCGGTACGGAACCGCAGATCGGAGGCGCCATTGCCGAAGCCTTGCTCAACCGCTTCAACCAGCATAAGAGTTTTGGCGTAATCACAACGCACTACCAGAACTTGAAGCATTTCGCCGAAGACACACCGGGAATCGTCAACGGAGCGATGCTGTATGACCGCCATCTGATGCAGCCTTTATTCAAGCTGGCGATCGGAAACCCGGGCAGTTCATTCGCCATCGAGATTGCCCGGAAGATCGGATTGCCGGAAGATGTCATTGCCGAAGCAACCGAAAAGGTCGGCATGGATTATATCAACATGGATAAATACCTGCAGGACATCGTACGCGACAAGCGTTATTGGGAAAGCAAACGGCAGAATATCCGCCAGCGGGAAAAGAAACTGGAAGACATCATTGCCCGGTATGAGAAAGACTTGGCTGAAGTAAACAGCCAGCGGAAGGAAATCGTACGTGAAGCCAAAGCGGAAGCCGCCCGCATTTTATCAGAGGCCAATGCCAAGATAGAAAATACGATCCGCGAGATCAAGGAAGCACAGGCAGAGAAAGAACGGACCAAACAGGCCCGGCAGGAATTACAGTCGTTTAAAGACTCGGTCAGCGATGCCCAGGAAGAAGACGACAAGCTGGCACGCAAGATGGCCAAACTGAAGGAACGCGCCGAACGGAAGAAACAGAAACAGAAAGCCAGCGCACAGCCGGAATTTAACCGGGATGTGATTGAAGTAGGCGATTCTGTCCGGCTGAAAGGCCAGACTTCGGTCGGCACCGTGTTGGAATTGCAGGAAAAGCAGGCAACCGTCGCCTTCGGGATGATCAAGAGCACCGTTAAACTGGATCGGCTGGAGAAAGTCAGCAAGAACCAGATCAAGAAGGAAATACAGAAAAGTACATTCGTCAGTGAGCAGACCTCCGAACAGATGCATGAAAAACGTCTTCATTTCAAGCAGGAGATTGACGTCCGTGGTATGCGGGGCGACGAAGCCTTGCAGACAGTCACGTATTTCATTGATGATGCCATCCAGGTTGGAGCCCAGCAGGTTCGTATCCTGCACGGGACAGGAACCGGTATTCTGCGGCAATTAATCCGGGAATATCTTCGTACCGTTCCAGGCGTCAAGAACTTTCACGACGAACATGTCCAGTTTGGAGGTGCGGGAATTACTGTAGTTGAATTAGAATAA